One region of Rhodophyticola sp. CCM32 genomic DNA includes:
- a CDS encoding acetoin utilization protein AcuC yields the protein MINAPVAAELEKRPPHSAPLFLGSEIYRSSSYGQWHPLRVPRVSTVMDLSRAMGWLPDAQYRTSPRAKPKALHVWHTPEYIAALEQAERDQNVTEVMRTRHGLGTVSNPVYAEMFRRPCTGAGASLLAGELLAKGGVIYHPGGGTHHGMPDRANGFCYLNDPVLAMLSVRRAGARRIAYVDIDAHHADGVEAGFAGDPDTLLISVHEERRWPFTGTLDQDGGGNCLNLPVPKGFNDTEMAFIRDALILPALAAFRPDALVLQCGADAVTEDPLSRLTLSNNAHWQMLSGLMALNAPRLLVLGGGGYNPWSVGRLWTGVWATLNGVEIPERVTPEAETVLRALTWDKARAGKTPPAHWFTTLRDHSRPGALRPEIKTRVEHLLHRPAARGQIPR from the coding sequence ATGATCAATGCCCCCGTTGCAGCCGAGCTTGAGAAGAGACCGCCACACTCTGCGCCGTTGTTCCTCGGGTCCGAGATTTATCGCAGTTCCAGCTATGGGCAGTGGCATCCGCTGCGGGTGCCGCGTGTGTCAACTGTCATGGATCTGAGCCGTGCCATGGGGTGGCTGCCGGATGCGCAGTACCGCACCTCCCCCCGTGCCAAACCGAAAGCCCTGCATGTCTGGCACACGCCCGAATACATCGCCGCCCTGGAACAGGCCGAGCGGGACCAGAATGTCACCGAGGTGATGCGCACCCGTCACGGGCTTGGGACGGTCTCGAACCCGGTCTATGCCGAGATGTTTCGCCGCCCCTGCACCGGGGCGGGCGCATCCCTTCTGGCAGGCGAATTGCTGGCCAAGGGTGGTGTGATCTACCACCCGGGCGGCGGCACCCATCACGGGATGCCCGACCGGGCAAACGGGTTTTGTTACCTGAATGATCCGGTTCTGGCGATGCTGTCCGTGCGGCGGGCCGGGGCAAGACGCATCGCCTATGTGGATATCGACGCCCATCACGCCGACGGGGTGGAGGCGGGCTTTGCGGGTGATCCCGACACGTTGCTGATTTCGGTTCACGAGGAACGCAGGTGGCCCTTCACCGGGACGCTGGATCAGGATGGCGGCGGCAATTGCCTGAACCTGCCTGTCCCAAAAGGCTTCAACGATACCGAGATGGCGTTTATCCGCGATGCGCTGATCCTGCCGGCACTGGCCGCGTTCCGCCCCGATGCGCTGGTCCTGCAATGCGGGGCAGATGCGGTGACCGAAGACCCGCTGTCGCGTCTGACCCTGTCAAACAACGCCCATTGGCAAATGCTGTCCGGGCTTATGGCCCTGAATGCCCCGCGCCTTCTGGTGCTTGGTGGTGGCGGCTACAACCCATGGTCGGTGGGGCGGCTTTGGACCGGGGTCTGGGCGACACTGAACGGGGTTGAGATCCCCGAACGGGTGACACCAGAGGCCGAGACGGTGCTGCGCGCGCTGACATGGGACAAGGCAAGAGCCGGGAAAACACCCCCCGCCCACTGGTTCACCACGCTGCGCGACCACTCACGGCCCGGCGCGCTTCGCCCCGAGATCAAAACCCGGGTGGAGCATCTTCTGCATCGACCGGCGGCGCGCGGG
- a CDS encoding NUDIX hydrolase, translating into MVNRYMGSQRTLQAPLQMVGVRKRDTRTQFAALCYRKRKKGVELLLLTSRDTKRWIIPKGWPMDGLTPADAAALEAWEEGGVKGNVHDHCIGIYSYTKHMADQPDLSCIVAVFPVEVKRLDSDYPEAGLRNRKWFSPKKAAARVKELELKQILREFDPTLLR; encoded by the coding sequence ATGGTAAACCGATATATGGGCAGTCAAAGAACATTACAGGCCCCCTTGCAGATGGTGGGGGTTCGCAAACGCGATACACGTACCCAATTCGCGGCGCTTTGCTATCGCAAACGCAAAAAAGGTGTCGAGCTTCTTTTGCTGACTTCGCGCGATACCAAACGCTGGATCATCCCCAAAGGCTGGCCGATGGACGGGCTGACCCCTGCGGATGCCGCCGCCCTTGAGGCCTGGGAAGAGGGGGGGGTCAAAGGCAATGTCCATGACCATTGTATCGGCATCTATTCCTACACCAAACATATGGCAGATCAGCCTGACCTGTCCTGCATCGTTGCCGTGTTTCCGGTTGAGGTGAAACGCCTAGATTCGGATTACCCCGAGGCGGGGCTGCGCAACCGCAAATGGTTCTCGCCCAAAAAGGCAGCGGCGCGTGTGAAAGAGCTGGAACTCAAGCAAATTTTGCGAGAGTTCGACCCAACCTTGCTGCGCTGA
- a CDS encoding DUF1178 family protein, with amino-acid sequence MIRYSLKCADGHAFDSWFQSAEAFDALAGRGLVACVICGSEDVKKAVMAPRVTKKGGGMVAPEPDLPATPAPVSLSTPETPMEHAMKSIRTHLEKHSTYVGGTFADEARAIHLGDAPARMIHGEAKPEDARALIEDGVPIAPVPGVPKAKSN; translated from the coding sequence ATGATCCGATATTCGCTGAAATGTGCCGATGGGCATGCGTTTGACAGCTGGTTCCAGTCGGCTGAGGCATTTGATGCCTTGGCGGGGCGGGGCCTTGTGGCCTGTGTGATCTGTGGCAGTGAAGATGTGAAAAAGGCGGTGATGGCGCCACGGGTGACAAAAAAGGGCGGCGGGATGGTCGCGCCGGAACCTGACCTGCCCGCCACGCCTGCACCGGTCTCGCTCAGCACGCCCGAGACACCGATGGAACATGCGATGAAATCCATACGTACCCATCTTGAGAAACACTCCACCTATGTCGGCGGCACATTCGCCGATGAGGCCCGTGCGATCCATCTGGGTGATGCACCTGCGCGGATGATCCACGGGGAAGCCAAGCCCGAAGACGCCCGCGCATTGATCGAGGATGGTGTGCCCATCGCCCCGGTTCCGGGCGTGCCCAAAGCGAAAAGCAACTGA
- a CDS encoding SDR family oxidoreductase: protein MRVLVTGANRGVGLALVAQMAARGDQVIATTRSDTPLDNVQWEQADISDPASIIALAGRVQGALDLLVCNAGVLHDRREGLETGYAPKIWADTLAVNVTGVFLTIQAFLPHLRAGEAGKIAIISSQMGSSTRSTGGTYAYRASKAAALNIGRNLAHDLAPEGMSVGIYHPGWVQTDMGGGGADITADQSASGLIERFDTLSVATTGVFETWDGQAHAF, encoded by the coding sequence ATGCGGGTGCTGGTCACCGGGGCCAATCGGGGTGTGGGTCTGGCGCTGGTCGCGCAGATGGCAGCGCGCGGGGATCAGGTGATTGCCACGACCCGCAGCGACACACCGCTGGACAATGTGCAGTGGGAACAGGCTGATATCTCTGACCCGGCTTCGATCATTGCGCTGGCAGGGCGGGTTCAAGGGGCTCTGGATTTGCTGGTCTGCAATGCCGGTGTCCTGCATGACCGGCGCGAGGGTCTGGAAACCGGCTATGCGCCCAAGATCTGGGCCGATACGCTGGCGGTGAATGTCACCGGCGTATTCCTGACAATTCAGGCGTTTCTGCCGCATCTGCGGGCCGGTGAGGCCGGAAAAATCGCGATCATTTCATCCCAGATGGGCAGTTCCACCCGGAGCACGGGCGGGACATACGCCTATCGTGCCTCCAAGGCGGCAGCGCTGAATATTGGCCGTAATCTGGCCCATGATCTGGCGCCGGAGGGGATGTCCGTGGGCATTTATCACCCCGGTTGGGTGCAGACAGATATGGGCGGCGGCGGGGCGGATATCACCGCGGATCAGTCCGCGAGCGGACTGATTGAAAGATTTGATACGCTGAGCGTTGCAACCACAGGTGTCTTTGAAACCTGGGATGGACAGGCCCACGCGTTTTAG
- a CDS encoding glycosyltransferase family 2 protein, whose amino-acid sequence MAKHRYTILSMMKNEGHCLLEWVAYHHLMGFDNICVYTNNCTDGTDKMLIRLQEMGITQHFPNEVPEGKKPQPNALNLAQSNPEICDSDWILTMDADEFVNIKTGDGSVDALMAAMPDDIDAINITWRFFGSNDLTPWNPGLVTESLTRAAPDAFKKGWGVKTMFRPYDEMKMGIHRPHIKKAKLYPDRPRAMMAQRWVNGSGKEMANDFKLSGWRSTKPTLGYNLVEMNHYAVKSYEAYLLRRMRGNVNNKEDKYNANYFAIFDRNEIEVRGAADRAPAVRAKMDEWLKDKTLAKLQKDAMAFHEAQVTKLRKTGEYDTWLASLKEAGKLTIEGLDEVLFTLHLPLKYQQVVAQLRERGVPDKAIAKMINAAQTGRKSAARREMQDVAADGENTVGDMADDTPVREDPDKSGKTAEEITDEIMAKLTAPNPRREARMAQKKADAEAKAAAKTVKPGAPIMTLKAPDQPVVTRAQHAQAAAGNALSIRPRPATAPGFKRLVVSTMKNEGPYIVEWIAHYLNLGFDGFVLYSNDCSDGTNLILNRLDAIGVVKHFDNPLGPRMDPQRRAYSRANKLEIVRQADWVLIADADEFLNIHTGDGSLDALLEALPDNTDAVSLNWRLFGSAGAKHMDPAPVTQRFTRACNVEEPETGLVWGFKTLFRPASFDYFGVHRPRFHKTREVKPDEVTWVTASGTPIGDKYLRSGWRSNARVVSYEFGQVNHYAVKSREEFMLKKLRGTANSKDKGRIDLSYWDKFDLNTFEDTSIRSGDLQGRIDNLLSDTELRVLHEASLDVSLRRIDDQMQEEEQRAFVDGKMHMTKDAAE is encoded by the coding sequence ATGGCCAAGCACCGCTATACGATTCTGTCGATGATGAAAAATGAAGGCCACTGCCTTCTGGAATGGGTTGCCTATCATCACCTGATGGGCTTCGACAATATCTGTGTCTATACCAATAACTGCACCGACGGCACCGATAAGATGCTGATCCGATTGCAGGAAATGGGGATCACCCAGCATTTCCCCAATGAGGTGCCGGAGGGCAAGAAACCCCAGCCCAATGCGCTTAATCTGGCGCAATCAAACCCTGAGATTTGCGACAGTGACTGGATCCTGACCATGGATGCAGACGAGTTTGTGAATATCAAAACCGGCGATGGCAGTGTGGATGCGCTGATGGCGGCGATGCCCGATGATATTGACGCGATCAACATCACCTGGCGGTTCTTCGGGTCAAATGATCTGACACCCTGGAACCCGGGGCTGGTCACCGAAAGCCTGACCCGCGCCGCGCCCGATGCGTTCAAGAAAGGCTGGGGCGTGAAGACCATGTTCCGCCCTTATGATGAGATGAAAATGGGCATCCACCGCCCGCATATCAAAAAGGCCAAACTTTACCCTGATCGCCCCCGCGCGATGATGGCACAGAGATGGGTCAACGGGTCGGGCAAGGAAATGGCCAATGATTTCAAGCTGTCCGGCTGGCGCTCTACCAAGCCGACCCTGGGCTATAATCTGGTCGAAATGAACCATTATGCGGTCAAAAGCTATGAGGCCTATCTGTTGCGCCGGATGCGCGGCAATGTGAACAACAAGGAAGACAAATATAACGCCAATTACTTCGCCATTTTCGACCGTAACGAGATTGAGGTCAGAGGCGCCGCCGATCGCGCGCCTGCGGTGCGCGCGAAAATGGATGAATGGCTGAAAGACAAAACACTCGCCAAGCTGCAAAAAGACGCCATGGCCTTCCATGAGGCACAGGTAACCAAACTGCGCAAGACCGGCGAATACGACACATGGCTGGCCTCGTTGAAAGAGGCCGGCAAGCTGACGATCGAAGGTCTGGACGAGGTGCTGTTCACCCTCCACCTGCCGTTGAAATACCAACAGGTCGTGGCGCAGCTGCGCGAACGCGGCGTGCCTGACAAAGCCATCGCCAAGATGATCAATGCCGCCCAGACCGGCCGCAAATCCGCAGCCCGGCGTGAAATGCAGGATGTTGCTGCGGATGGTGAAAACACGGTCGGGGATATGGCGGATGACACGCCTGTCCGCGAAGACCCGGACAAAAGCGGCAAGACCGCCGAGGAAATCACCGACGAGATCATGGCCAAGCTGACGGCGCCGAACCCCCGCCGCGAGGCCCGCATGGCCCAGAAAAAGGCCGATGCCGAGGCCAAAGCAGCCGCCAAGACGGTGAAACCGGGCGCACCCATTATGACGCTGAAAGCCCCTGACCAGCCAGTGGTGACCCGGGCCCAACACGCGCAGGCCGCCGCAGGCAATGCCCTGTCAATCCGCCCCCGCCCCGCCACTGCACCGGGGTTCAAACGCCTTGTCGTCTCGACGATGAAAAACGAAGGGCCTTATATCGTTGAATGGATCGCCCATTACCTCAATCTTGGGTTTGACGGGTTTGTGCTTTACTCCAACGATTGTTCAGACGGCACCAATCTGATCCTGAATCGTCTGGATGCGATAGGGGTCGTCAAACATTTCGACAACCCGCTTGGGCCGCGCATGGACCCGCAACGCCGCGCCTATTCCCGCGCCAACAAGCTGGAGATTGTGCGGCAGGCCGATTGGGTTCTGATTGCTGATGCAGATGAATTTCTGAACATCCATACCGGCGATGGCAGTCTTGATGCGCTGCTGGAGGCCCTGCCCGACAATACCGATGCGGTATCCCTCAACTGGCGGCTTTTTGGCTCAGCCGGGGCCAAACATATGGATCCGGCCCCTGTCACCCAACGGTTCACACGCGCCTGCAATGTGGAAGAGCCCGAAACCGGGCTGGTCTGGGGCTTCAAGACATTGTTCCGACCCGCCAGCTTTGACTATTTTGGTGTCCACCGCCCGAGGTTTCACAAAACCCGCGAGGTCAAACCGGATGAGGTCACATGGGTCACCGCCAGCGGCACGCCGATTGGCGATAAATATCTCAGATCCGGCTGGCGGTCGAATGCGCGTGTGGTCAGCTATGAGTTTGGTCAGGTCAACCATTACGCCGTGAAATCGCGTGAGGAATTCATGCTGAAAAAGCTGCGCGGTACGGCAAATTCCAAAGACAAGGGCCGGATCGACCTGAGCTATTGGGACAAGTTCGACCTGAACACTTTCGAGGATACAAGCATCCGATCAGGTGACTTGCAGGGCCGGATCGACAATCTGCTGTCCGATACAGAATTGCGCGTGCTGCACGAGGCCAGCCTGGATGTATCGCTAAGAAGGATTGACGATCAGATGCAGGAAGAAGAGCAGCGGGCATTTGTTGACGGAAAAATGCACATGACCAAGGACGCCGCAGAGTAG
- a CDS encoding DUF6280 family protein, which yields MRDFVDGTAFNFEQGQRSRKLFAAVVLAALDDAIADDKKYGNGPEQIARWARSRDGREVLSCAGIDPNERVVSGLMAFVGNGVRTSVALSREESERRNQAEAA from the coding sequence ATGCGAGATTTCGTTGATGGCACTGCCTTCAACTTTGAACAGGGCCAACGGTCGCGAAAGCTGTTTGCCGCTGTTGTGCTGGCCGCGTTGGATGACGCGATTGCCGATGACAAGAAATATGGAAACGGCCCGGAGCAGATTGCCCGTTGGGCCCGCTCACGCGATGGGCGCGAAGTACTGTCCTGTGCGGGCATTGACCCCAATGAACGGGTTGTGTCGGGCCTGATGGCCTTTGTCGGAAACGGTGTGCGGACCTCTGTTGCGCTCAGCCGTGAAGAAAGTGAACGCCGGAACCAGGCGGAAGCCGCCTGA
- the efp gene encoding elongation factor P: MPKINGNEIRPGNVLEHNDGLWAAVKVDHVKPGKGGAFAQVELKNLRNGSKLNERFRSADKVERVRLEQKDQQFLYESDGMLVFMDTQSYEQIELPADLLGDRRPFLQDGMTIVVEFYEEEALNATVPQKVTCRIVETEPVVKGQTAANSFKPAILDNGVKIMVPPFVGQDEDIIVNTETMEYSERA, encoded by the coding sequence ATGCCAAAGATCAACGGAAACGAGATTCGCCCCGGTAATGTGCTGGAGCATAATGACGGTCTGTGGGCGGCTGTGAAGGTCGATCATGTGAAACCGGGCAAGGGCGGTGCATTTGCCCAGGTGGAGCTGAAAAACCTGCGCAATGGCTCCAAGCTGAATGAACGCTTCCGGTCAGCGGACAAGGTTGAACGGGTGCGGCTGGAACAAAAAGACCAGCAATTCCTGTATGAATCCGATGGCATGCTGGTGTTCATGGATACGCAATCCTACGAGCAGATTGAACTGCCTGCGGATCTGCTGGGCGACCGCCGCCCGTTCCTGCAGGATGGCATGACCATTGTTGTGGAGTTTTACGAGGAAGAGGCGCTGAACGCGACCGTTCCCCAGAAAGTCACCTGCAGGATTGTCGAGACCGAGCCGGTGGTGAAAGGCCAGACCGCCGCCAACAGTTTCAAACCCGCGATCCTCGACAATGGGGTGAAAATCATGGTGCCGCCCTTTGTCGGTCAGGATGAAGATATCATCGTGAACACCGAAACCATGGAATATTCCGAACGCGCCTGA
- the gltX gene encoding glutamate--tRNA ligase has protein sequence MTVTRFAPSPTGYLHVGNLRTALFNYLIARKASGQFILRLDDTDPERSKPEYADAIQEDLEWLGLTWDRVERQSDRLDRYAAAADDLRAKGRFYEAFETPVELDLKRKKQLNMGQPPVYDRAALGLSEEEKAALRAERGQGVWRFLLDRGRIEWADGILGDLSIDAASVSDPVLIRGDGQVLYTLASVVDDTEMGITHVVRGSDHVTNTATQIQIIAALGGRLPAFAHHSLLTGPQGEALSKRLGTLALRDLRENGVEPMALLSHMARIGSSQPVELAGSLEELAEGFDPGHFGSAPTKFDVEDLYPLTGRYLHTLPLSAVAADVAALGVPDDLADPFWTVARANITTRADLAGWWALFRDGATPLVADEDRAFVAEAFAMLPDLPYTADTWADWTGAVKQATGRKGKPLFMPLRKAVTGLERGPEMADVMPLLQKKPAL, from the coding sequence ATGACCGTCACCCGTTTTGCGCCCTCGCCCACCGGCTATCTGCATGTGGGCAATCTGCGCACTGCCCTGTTCAACTACCTGATTGCGCGGAAGGCGAGCGGGCAGTTCATTCTGCGTCTTGATGATACGGATCCGGAGCGGTCAAAGCCCGAATATGCCGATGCGATTCAGGAAGATCTGGAATGGCTGGGCCTGACATGGGACCGGGTTGAGCGGCAGTCGGACCGGTTGGATCGGTATGCGGCAGCGGCAGATGATCTGCGCGCCAAGGGCCGGTTTTACGAGGCGTTCGAGACGCCGGTGGAACTGGACCTGAAGCGCAAGAAGCAACTGAATATGGGGCAGCCGCCGGTCTATGACCGCGCCGCGCTGGGCCTGTCGGAGGAAGAGAAAGCCGCGCTCCGGGCCGAGCGGGGGCAGGGCGTCTGGCGCTTTCTGCTGGACCGGGGTCGGATCGAATGGGCCGATGGTATTCTGGGCGATCTCAGCATTGATGCAGCCAGCGTCAGTGACCCGGTGCTGATCCGGGGCGACGGGCAGGTGCTGTATACGCTGGCCTCGGTCGTGGATGACACCGAAATGGGCATCACCCATGTGGTGCGCGGCTCGGACCATGTGACCAATACCGCGACGCAGATTCAGATCATCGCGGCACTGGGCGGCAGGCTGCCCGCCTTTGCCCATCATTCTCTCCTGACCGGGCCGCAGGGCGAAGCGCTGTCGAAACGCCTCGGCACGCTGGCGTTGCGCGATCTGCGCGAAAACGGTGTGGAGCCGATGGCGCTTCTGTCCCATATGGCGCGGATCGGATCGTCGCAGCCGGTCGAACTGGCAGGCTCGCTGGAGGAACTGGCCGAAGGCTTCGATCCGGGTCATTTCGGTTCGGCCCCGACGAAATTCGATGTGGAAGACCTGTACCCCCTGACCGGGCGCTATCTGCATACGCTGCCGCTGAGTGCTGTGGCGGCGGATGTGGCGGCCCTTGGCGTGCCCGATGATCTGGCAGACCCGTTCTGGACCGTCGCACGCGCCAATATCACCACCCGCGCCGATCTGGCGGGCTGGTGGGCGTTGTTTCGTGACGGGGCCACACCTCTGGTGGCCGATGAAGACCGCGCCTTCGTGGCCGAGGCCTTCGCGATGCTGCCGGACCTGCCCTATACGGCAGACACATGGGCCGACTGGACCGGGGCGGTGAAACAGGCCACAGGCCGCAAGGGCAAACCCCTGTTCATGCCACTTCGCAAGGCGGTGACCGGTCTGGAACGGGGCCCTGAAATGGCGGATGTGATGCCGCTTCTGCAGAAGAAACCGGCGCTTTGA
- a CDS encoding NYN domain-containing protein, translating into MVRHVAVFVDGENISASHAAFIRNHAQSVGGLDVLRVYGNACKYPKWQDQPGYRFVHSGTGKNATDLLLAIEAMEHALTRPCDCVVIASSDRDFTHLAQRLRERGLTVIGIGEAKAPEVFRAACTAFEELAQSARHTTALDHKIREVIEANNSNGQGIPIGYLGGIMHSKQGIRISTYPERNWRNYLSNRTELYDLDARGPDAKVRFKPEGFA; encoded by the coding sequence ATGGTCCGGCATGTCGCCGTTTTTGTGGATGGAGAGAATATTTCAGCCAGCCATGCAGCATTCATTCGCAACCACGCGCAAAGCGTAGGCGGGCTGGATGTGTTGCGGGTTTACGGCAATGCATGCAAGTATCCTAAATGGCAGGATCAGCCGGGCTATCGCTTTGTCCATTCCGGTACGGGCAAGAATGCAACCGATCTGCTGCTGGCCATTGAGGCCATGGAACACGCCCTGACCCGCCCCTGCGATTGCGTGGTCATTGCCAGTTCCGACCGTGATTTCACCCATCTGGCCCAGCGCCTGCGCGAACGCGGTCTGACGGTGATCGGGATCGGGGAGGCAAAAGCGCCGGAAGTGTTTCGTGCTGCCTGTACGGCTTTCGAGGAATTGGCGCAGAGCGCAAGGCATACCACAGCACTTGACCATAAAATCCGTGAGGTCATCGAAGCAAACAACAGCAATGGGCAGGGCATACCGATCGGGTATCTTGGCGGGATCATGCATTCCAAACAGGGTATTCGGATAAGCACATATCCCGAGCGCAACTGGCGCAACTATCTGAGCAACCGCACCGAATTATATGATCTGGATGCCCGTGGCCCGGACGCGAAAGTGCGTTTCAAGCCGGAAGGCTTTGCCTGA
- a CDS encoding IS110 family transposase produces the protein MMENVFGVDVAKNWIDVAGPGGHERVGNRDLEAFARRVAAQGGRVAFEASGGYETPLRAALARAGVRAIRINPRRARAFATSLGRLAKTDRVDAGVLRQMATRLDLPDCPPEREEVIRLKALQLRRRQLVEDAKREKTRLTQTSHAAMRASAQRVLRLLRREILQIEAAIAKLIAASADLRGKAELLRTAPGVGPVSATALLADMPELGGLTPRQAAALAGLAPISRDSGLRCGKRRIGGGRKALRDVLYMAGLSAARHDPNLRAFAQRLKAKGKAPKQAIIAVTRKLLTILNAMIRENRPYQHTS, from the coding sequence ATGATGGAAAATGTATTTGGTGTCGATGTGGCAAAGAACTGGATTGATGTTGCGGGGCCTGGTGGCCATGAACGGGTTGGCAACAGGGATCTGGAGGCCTTCGCGCGGCGCGTTGCCGCCCAGGGCGGGCGCGTGGCATTTGAGGCCTCGGGGGGATATGAAACGCCGTTGCGCGCCGCGCTGGCCCGGGCAGGTGTCCGTGCGATCCGCATCAATCCACGGCGGGCGCGGGCCTTTGCCACCAGCCTGGGTCGTCTGGCCAAGACCGACCGGGTGGACGCAGGCGTGTTGCGCCAGATGGCAACACGGCTGGACCTGCCGGACTGCCCTCCCGAGAGGGAAGAGGTGATCCGGCTCAAGGCCTTGCAGCTTCGTCGCCGCCAGTTGGTGGAGGATGCAAAACGCGAGAAGACCCGCCTGACCCAGACGTCCCATGCTGCGATGCGCGCCTCTGCCCAGCGGGTTCTGCGTCTGTTGCGGCGAGAAATTCTGCAGATCGAAGCCGCCATTGCCAAGCTTATTGCGGCATCTGCGGATTTGCGCGGGAAGGCTGAGCTGTTGCGGACGGCACCGGGGGTGGGGCCGGTCTCGGCCACCGCCCTTCTGGCAGACATGCCCGAACTTGGCGGGCTGACACCGCGCCAGGCTGCGGCGCTGGCGGGCCTGGCTCCGATATCGCGCGATAGCGGGCTGCGCTGCGGAAAACGACGCATCGGTGGCGGCCGAAAAGCGCTGCGCGACGTGCTATACATGGCCGGCCTGAGTGCTGCACGCCACGATCCAAACCTGCGCGCCTTTGCCCAGCGGCTCAAAGCCAAAGGAAAAGCACCAAAACAGGCAATCATCGCCGTCACGCGCAAATTGCTCACCATCCTAAACGCAATGATCCGAGAAAACAGACCATATCAGCATACTTCATAA